A DNA window from Setaria viridis chromosome 2, Setaria_viridis_v4.0, whole genome shotgun sequence contains the following coding sequences:
- the LOC117843516 gene encoding WAT1-related protein At4g30420 yields MAGGHIRAVVEGYRPCAAMVATQCIFAAMTLWVKAAFAGGMSPTVFVVYRQAVATLVLAPIAIVSNRSMLKDMRLGMKGFFLVFMAALFGATVNQNLCYQGLHLGTSSLATTMTNLIPAITFAMAVAVGQERVNIKEVASIAKVLGTAVCIGGAITIAFFKGPKLLKLSLHDSYMLTPSSSDWVMGALFLIGSSSCWSLWLILQAPICRSYMDPLTLSAWTCFLSTLQSAAVTFFLLPNRSSWKIHSLFELSCYIFAGVFGSGVVFYLQSWCISVRGPLYSAMFTPLCTVVTTALSAVVLHEELHIGSLVGAVAVVAGLYVVLWGKAEDARKGRGPDQSKDSTDGTARSDAQLDVEHTLAAPLLAGAARSQAPS; encoded by the exons ATGGCCGGCGGCCACATCCGCGCGGTCGTGGAGGGGTACAGGCCGTGCGCGGCGATGGTTGCCACGCAGTGCATCTTCGCGGCCATGACGCTGTGGGTCAAGGCGGCGTTCGCCGGCGGCATGAGCCCCACGGTCTTCGTCGTCTACAGGCAGGCCGTCGCCACCCTCGTCCTCGCTCCCATCGCCATCGTCTCCAACCG GAGCATGCTGAAGGACATGAGGCTTGGGATGAAAGGCTTCTTCTTGGTGTTCATGGCAGCTTTGTTTGG AGCAACGGTGAACCAGAACCTGTGCTACCAAGGGCTGCACTTAGGGACCTCATCGCTGGCCACGACCATGACGAACTTGATACCGGCGATCACCTTCGCCATGGCAGTAGCCGTTGG GCAAGAAAGAGTAAACATCAAAGAAGTAGCTAGCATTGCGAAGGTCCTCGGCACTGCAGTCTGCATCGGAGGAGCTATCACGATTGCATTCTTCAAAGGCCCAAAGCTGCTGAAGCTCTCTCTCCATGATTCGTACATGCTTACCCCGTCAAGCAGCGATTGGGTGATGGGAGCGCTCTTCCTCATCGGCAGCAGCTCCTGTTGGTCCCTTTGGCTCATCTTGCAG gcgCCCATCTGCAGATCGTACATGGATCCTCTGACCCTATCGGCCTGGACCTGCTTCCTGTCCACGCTGCAATCCGCGGCGGTCACCTTCTTCCTGCTACCGAACCGTAGCTCGTGGAAGATCCACTCCCTCTTCGAGCTCTCATGCTACATCTTTGCC GGCGTGTTCGGGTCAGGCGTGGTGTTCTACCTGCAGTCGTGGTGCATCTCGGTGAGGGGCCCCCTCTACTCGGCCATGTTCACCCCGCTCTGCACCGTGGTCACCaccgcgctctccgccgtcgtcctccacgaAGAGCTGCACATCGGAAG CTTGGTAGGCGCCGTCGCTGTCGTCGCCGGCCTGTACGTCGTGCTGTGGGGCAAAGCAGAGGAcgcgaggaaggggagggggccggacCAGAGCAAAGACTCGACGGACGGGACCGCGCGGTCTGACGCTCAGCTCGACGTGGAGCACACTCTCGCTGCGCCTCTCCTGGCAGGCGCCGCACGCTCACAAGCACCCAGCTGA